TCGTTTATAGGCCCGGACCGGCCTGTGGAAAGTGTACACTGGTATGACGCAGTGGAGTTTTGCAACCGGCTGAGCGAAATGTGTGGTTTGGAACCTGTATATCAGATTGATAAAACAGTCAAAGATCCCAATAATCAAAGTAATTTCGACGATCTCAAATGGCTGGTCATTCGGAAAAAAGATGCCAACGGCTATCGTCTTCCGACCGAGGCGGAGTGGGCGTTTGCTGCCCATGGGGGAATCTATGGCTCAGGTTTGGAATTTTCGGGAAGTTCAGCTCTGGATAAAGTCGGTTGGTACAACGAGAACAGCCATCGCGAAACCCAGCCAGTGGGTTTGTTTGCCCCCAACGAACTGGGACTTTACGATATGAGCGGTAATGTTTGGGAGTGGTGTTTTGACTGGCTTGGTGAAAAATCGGGTGATGATCCCAAATCGGGCCATTTCCGTGTGCTCCGCGGGGGTAGCTGGTACGACGTCGCGTCCTTCTGCCGCGTTGCCGATCGCCGCAGCCTCCACCCGGACGTCCGCATCGGCGATTTTGGCTTTCGCCTCTCCAGGACGGCCTTGTAGGGAGGGTTTTACCTTTTGGGCTTTTTTACTTTTTACCTTTTGCAAAGCGCAAAAAATGGGCTGGGTAAAAGGAGAAATCTACGATTTGAG
The DNA window shown above is from Bacteroidia bacterium and carries:
- a CDS encoding SUMF1/EgtB/PvdO family nonheme iron enzyme, which translates into the protein MKPYLILPHIPHSAMIPVTGNGKDLRDYFIGQYPVTQALWEAVGVENRSSFIGPDRPVESVHWYDAVEFCNRLSEMCGLEPVYQIDKTVKDPNNQSNFDDLKWLVIRKKDANGYRLPTEAEWAFAAHGGIYGSGLEFSGSSALDKVGWYNENSHRETQPVGLFAPNELGLYDMSGNVWEWCFDWLGEKSGDDPKSGHFRVLRGGSWYDVASFCRVADRRSLHPDVRIGDFGFRLSRTAL